The following proteins are encoded in a genomic region of Musa acuminata AAA Group cultivar baxijiao chromosome BXJ2-11, Cavendish_Baxijiao_AAA, whole genome shotgun sequence:
- the LOC135627343 gene encoding rho GTPase-activating protein 5-like translates to MARLQLHLGSSSPSQQHIPEEDEAVGDEEDEEEEECPISPPLMVPGSEGEEGEEREDHGQHQPFSIMAVVVAALRKSLVMCNVGAGEGGVCRPASPASMEIGWPTDVRHVAHVTFDRFDGFLGLPVELEPEVPLRVPSASASVFGVSAESMQCSYDKIGNSVPTILLSMQRHLYLQGGLQVEGIFRINAENSQEVFVRDQLNRGIVPLGIDLHCLAGLIKAWFRELPRGVLDLLTPDQVMHCNTEEECSELVRMLPPTEAALLDWAINLMADVVEHEHCNKMNARNIAMVFAPNMTQMADPLTALIHAVQVMNFLKTLILKKLREREEAIFAVRALDSCSESSSDKDEAKSSKPSERDTLGTNETTTDIYALDKVTISKFLPDTEQSLGRDEEKKSEIGEENDFVSKKISPVCCGLDATEDECSSRYVGENVESEMYRLNFRKGVRKLCRHPVLQLSRSTKKAAELDAVNSEGREAWA, encoded by the exons ATGGCCCGCTTACAGCTCCACCTCGGCTCCTCGTCCCCCTCGCAGCAGCACATCCCTGAAGAAGACGAGGCTGTGGGGGAcgaagaggacgaggaggaagaggagtgcCCGATCTCTCCGCCGTTAATGGTGCCGGGATCGGAGGgggaagagggggaggagagggAGGACCACGGCCAGCATCAACCCTTCTCGATAATGGCGGTTGTGGTGGCGGCGCTGAGGAAGTCGCTGGTGATGTGCAACGTGGGCGCCGGGGAGGGCGGGGTGTGCCGACCAGCCTCCCCGGCGTCCATGGAGATCGGGTGGCCCACCGACGTGCGGCACGTCGCTCACGTCACCTTCGACCGGTTCGACGGCTTCCTCGGACTGCCCGTCGAGCTGGAGCCCGAGGTTCCCCTCAGGGTTCCCAGTGCCAG TGCAAGTGTATTTGGAGTTTCTGCTGAATCTATGCAATGCTCCTATGACAAAATAGGAAACAGTGTGCCAACAATTctgctctcaatgcaaaggcacTTGTATTTACAAGGAGGTTTACAG GTGGAAGGAATTTTTAGAATTAATGCTGAGAATAGCCAAGAAGTGTTTGTCAGAGACCAGCTGAACAGAGGAATTGTACCACTTGGAATTGATTTGCATTGTCTAGCGGGACTGATAAAG GCCTGGTTCAGGGAATTACCCAGAGGAGTACTTGACTTGCTGACACCAGATCAGGTGATGCACTGTAATACTGAAGAAGAGTGCTCTGAACTAGTTCGGATGCTACCACCAACTGAAGCAGCATTACTTGATTGGGCCATCAATTTGATGGCAGATGTTGTGGAACATGAGCATTGCAATAAGATGAATGCTCGAAACATCGCAATGGTTTTTGCACCTAACATGACTCAG ATGGCTGATCCCCTAACTGCATTGATTCATGCTGTCCAAGTCATGAATTTCCTCAAGACACTGATCTTAAAGAAGCTGCGAGAAAGAGAGGAGGCAATCTTTGCAGTCAGGGCACTCGATTCCTGTTCAGAATCTTCAAGTGACAAGGATGAAGCAAAATCATCTAAACCTTCGGAAAGAGATACTCTGGGCACAAATGAAACAACTACAGACATCTATGCTCTTGACAAAGTTACTATAAGCAAATTCTTGCCTGATACTGAACAATCTCTTGGTAGAGATGAAGAGAAGAAAAGTGAAATTGGTGAGGAAAATGACTTTGTTTCTAAGAAAATTTCACCTGTTTGTTGTGGTTTAGATGCTACAGAAGATGAGTGTAGCAGTAGATATGTAGGTGAAAATGTGGAAAGTGAAATGTATAGATTGAATTTTAGAAAAGGAGTGAGGAAGTTGTGCAGGCACCCTGTGTTGCAGTTGAGTAGATCCACCAAGAAGGCAGCAGAGCTTGACGCTGTAAACTCCGAAGGAAGAGAAGCCTGGGCATGA
- the LOC135626273 gene encoding histone H3.3-like, with the protein MARTKQTARKSTGGKAPCKQLATKAARKTMPLAGGVKKPHRFWPGTVALREIRKYQKSTDLLIRKLPFQRLVREVAQDFKTDLRFQSHAVLALQEAAEAYLVGLFEDVNLCSIHAKRVTIMPKDVELARRIRGERV; encoded by the exons ATGGCTCGCACGAAGCAGACCGCGCGCAAGTCCACCGGCGGCAAGGCTCCCTGCAAGCAACTCGCCACCAAG GCGGCGAGGAAGACGATGCCCCTGGCCGGCGGGGTGAAGAAGCCGCACCGGTTCTGGCCGGGGACGGTTGCGCTGCGGGAGATACGCAAGTACCAGAAGAGCACGGACCTCCTCATCCGCAAACTGCCGTTCCAGCGGCTGGTGCGGGAGGTGGCGCAGGACTTCAAGACGGACCTCCGGTTCCAGAGCCACGCCGTCCTGGCCCTGCAGGAGGCCGCAGAGGCTTACCTCGTCGGCCTCTTCGAGGACGTCAACCTCTGCTCCATCCACGCCAAGCGCGTCACCATCATGCCCAAGGATGTCGAACTTGCCCGCCGCATCCGCGGTGAGCGCGTCTaa